A single region of the Triticum dicoccoides isolate Atlit2015 ecotype Zavitan chromosome 2B, WEW_v2.0, whole genome shotgun sequence genome encodes:
- the LOC119362803 gene encoding peroxidase 2-like, with the protein MAKLALLAVLALLGSVASQASGYGYTYPNPTPIIPPPPPATPPPSPSPPPPATPPPSPTPGPTPGYPSPTPTTPATPPPVSSPTSPTPPPPATLPPSPTPTPGYPTTSPTPTTASPPPSSTPTPPPPATGLKVGYYDDKCPDAEKIVLDAVRNATAGVKAGLIRLFFHDCFVQGCDASVLLNNVSGKPEPEMLGIPNLSLRGFEVIEAAKKKIEEKCPGVVSCADIVAFAGRDASKLLSGYKINFNMPAGRYDGLVSLKDKTLPNLPPPFANLTTLTQMFAKKGLSQTDMVALSGAHSIGRSHCSSFRDRLQPPANDNSTTSMDATYAGKLTQDCPAGNDPTVPQDYKTPDVLDSQYYRDVMDRKVLFTSDATLMTSPETKELVEKYTWWWIGDFLWYRHFEDAMVKMGNIEVKNNTNGQIRKKCGFVNEPYTG; encoded by the exons ATGGCCAAGCTTGCCCTTCTCGCCGTGCTCGCGCTGCTCGGTTCCGTGGCCAGTCAAGCATCCGGCTACGGCTACACCTATCCCAACCCCACTCCCATCATACCACCGCCCCCACCGGCTACTCCTCCGCCGAGCCCTTCCCCACCTCCACCGGCTACTCCTCCGCCCAGCCCTACCCCTGGCCCTACACCGGGCTATCCTAGCCCAACTCCCACCACGCCGGCCACGCCCCCACCGGTTTCTTCTCCGACGAGCCCTACCCCACCTCCACCGGCTACCCTCCCACCGAGCCCTACTCCTACCCCAGGCTATCCCACCACCAGTCCTACTCCCACCACGGCCTCGCCCCCACCGTCTTCTACCCCTACCCCGCCTCCACCTGCCACCGGGCTCAAGGTCGGCTACTACGATGACAAGTGCCCTGACGCGGAGAAGATCGTGCTGGACGCCGTGCGCAACGCCACCGCCGGCGTGAAGGCCGGGCTCATCCGCCTCTTCTTTCACGACTGCTTTGTCCAG GGTTGCGATGCCTCTGTCCTGCTGAACAATGTCTCTGGCAAGCCTGAACCGGAGATGCTCGGTATCCCAAACTTGAGCCTGCGTGGCTTCGAAGTGATagaggcggccaagaagaagatCGAGGAAAAATGTCCGGGtgtcgtctcctgcgccgacatcgTTGCCTTCGCAGGCCGTGACGCCAGCAAGTTACTCAGCGGCTACAAAATAAACTTCAACATGCCGGCCGGCCGCTACGACGGATTGGTGTCCCTCAAAGACAAGACCCTCCCCAACCTGCCCCCACCCTTCGCCAACCTCACTACCCTCACACAAATGTTCGCCAAGAAGGGACTCAGCCAAACCGACATGGTTGCGCTTTCCGGCGCGCACAGCATCGGCCGCTCGCACTGCTCCTCCTTCCGCGACCGTCTCCAGCCACCGGCCAACGACAACTCCACCACGTCGATGGATGCCACTTACGCTGGGAAGCTGACCCAGGACTGCCCCGCCGGGAATGATCCCACGGTGCCGCAGGACTACAAGACCCCCGACGTGCTGGACAGCCAGTACTACAGGGACGTGATGGATCGCAAAGTGCTCTTCACCTCCGACGCGACGCTCATGACGTCACCAGAGACCAAGGAGCTGGTGGAAAAGTACACTTGGTGGTGGATCGGAGATTTCTTGTGGTACAGACATTTCGAGGATGCCATGGTGAAGATGGGCAATATCGAGGTGAAGAACAACACCAACGGCCAGATCAGGAAGAAGTGCGGGTTTGTCAACGAGCCCTACACCGGTTGA